A window from Thermodesulforhabdus norvegica encodes these proteins:
- a CDS encoding aldehyde ferredoxin oxidoreductase family protein: MKGFFKKYALIDLERKRWSSENLEDSMLKQTLGGKGLGVSLLLRRNPAGVDPFSPENQLVIALGPATDTLIWGNCRYGIYTRSPLTGFFGESYSGGRAAIPMSRTGFDAFVISGASDRPVWLEISDEKVIFHDAADLWGLDTYRAQDEIRKRLSGTDAGVIVIGPAGENLVRFAVVENDYWRSAGRCGMGAVLGSKKVKAIAFRGSQTRPVADPEGIRSYAREFLKSCRDHGVAQAYRNYGTPMMVALLNNAGGFPTRYWASGHYEKWRQISAEFMVERCRVRPRACRNCFMACGKLLEVLHGRHKGLVIEGPEYETIYSFGGLCMIDSIEEIAYLNDICDRLGLDTITAGNLVAFTIEASRRGKIGESIDYGDVDKIASLLEKIAYRKGIGDLLAEGIKIVASEWGLESLAVHVKGLEPAGYDPRALKGMGLAYAVSDRGACHLRSTFYKAELSGMIKPDQIEGKAELFIDFEDRCTLFDCMILCRFFRDLYPWEELARITELTTGESLTKKDLQNIASFVTDQCRWFNIREGLTAEDDTLPERLLKEKLEGGKSITREELERLKADYYRLRGWNPEGIPGRAMIS, encoded by the coding sequence ATGAAAGGCTTTTTTAAAAAATACGCCCTGATAGACCTGGAAAGAAAAAGGTGGAGTTCGGAAAATCTGGAGGATTCAATGCTGAAGCAGACCCTTGGTGGGAAGGGTCTGGGTGTAAGCCTTCTTCTCAGGAGAAACCCGGCGGGCGTTGATCCTTTTTCTCCCGAAAATCAACTCGTTATAGCCCTGGGTCCGGCAACAGACACTCTTATATGGGGCAATTGCCGTTACGGGATATACACCAGATCACCGCTTACGGGGTTTTTCGGCGAGTCTTACTCGGGGGGTCGGGCTGCCATTCCGATGTCCCGAACGGGTTTCGATGCTTTCGTCATTTCCGGTGCTTCGGATCGTCCCGTATGGCTGGAAATCTCCGACGAAAAAGTGATCTTCCACGACGCCGCAGATCTGTGGGGGCTGGACACTTATCGGGCTCAAGATGAAATCAGAAAGCGCCTATCCGGCACGGATGCTGGAGTTATTGTGATCGGCCCTGCGGGAGAAAACCTTGTGCGTTTCGCCGTGGTGGAAAACGACTACTGGCGTTCTGCCGGCCGTTGCGGAATGGGAGCCGTTCTCGGTTCCAAAAAGGTCAAGGCAATTGCATTCCGGGGAAGTCAGACCAGACCGGTCGCAGATCCTGAAGGTATCCGAAGCTATGCCAGGGAGTTTCTGAAATCCTGCAGAGACCACGGCGTGGCTCAGGCCTATCGTAACTACGGAACGCCCATGATGGTGGCTCTTCTGAATAATGCGGGAGGATTTCCCACCAGATACTGGGCCAGCGGACATTACGAGAAATGGCGGCAGATAAGTGCCGAGTTTATGGTGGAGCGATGCCGTGTTCGCCCCAGGGCCTGCCGCAACTGTTTCATGGCCTGTGGAAAACTTCTGGAGGTTCTTCACGGTCGGCATAAAGGGCTCGTGATAGAAGGTCCTGAATATGAGACCATTTACTCCTTTGGCGGCCTTTGCATGATCGACAGCATAGAAGAAATAGCCTACCTTAACGACATTTGCGACCGCCTGGGTCTCGATACGATAACGGCAGGTAATCTGGTTGCCTTCACGATCGAGGCGTCCCGGAGGGGAAAGATCGGGGAATCCATAGACTACGGCGACGTGGATAAGATTGCATCTCTTCTTGAGAAAATCGCCTATCGAAAGGGCATTGGCGACCTTCTGGCAGAGGGTATCAAAATAGTTGCTTCCGAATGGGGCCTGGAATCTCTGGCGGTTCACGTAAAAGGGCTCGAACCCGCCGGATATGACCCCAGGGCATTAAAGGGCATGGGGCTTGCCTACGCGGTGAGCGACCGTGGGGCCTGTCATCTTCGATCTACCTTCTACAAGGCCGAGCTTTCGGGGATGATAAAACCCGACCAAATTGAAGGTAAGGCCGAGCTATTTATAGACTTTGAAGATCGTTGCACTCTTTTTGATTGCATGATTTTATGCCGGTTCTTCAGAGACCTTTACCCCTGGGAAGAGCTTGCCAGGATCACGGAATTAACCACAGGTGAATCTCTGACGAAGAAGGATCTCCAGAACATTGCTTCTTTCGTTACAGATCAATGCCGCTGGTTTAACATCCGTGAGGGTCTTACGGCAGAAGATGATACCCTGCCGGAGAGGCTTCTGAAGGAAAAACTGGAAGGTGGAAAATCGATTACGAGGGAGGAACTGGAGCGGCTCAAGGCAGACTATTACAGATTGCGGGGATGGAACCCGGAAGGAATACCGGGCAGAGCTATGATTTCTTAA
- a CDS encoding universal stress protein, with translation MDRFTIVVGYDGSRTSSEALKVAIFHARHFNAFVHVVYSVPEGHEGRLEEIESARAFLSHAESILRDNDIPCEVHLLVRGSSPGKNLVEFARDCRADEIIIGVRRRSRVEKFVFGSTANYVILHAQCPVVAVK, from the coding sequence GTGGACCGATTTACAATCGTCGTAGGCTACGACGGTAGCCGCACCTCGTCGGAAGCTTTAAAGGTTGCCATTTTCCATGCACGGCACTTCAACGCTTTTGTTCACGTAGTTTATTCCGTACCTGAAGGCCACGAAGGACGGCTCGAAGAAATAGAATCGGCCCGGGCATTCCTCTCTCACGCAGAGAGCATCCTCAGAGACAACGACATTCCCTGTGAGGTACATCTGTTGGTAAGAGGGTCTTCTCCGGGCAAGAACCTGGTTGAGTTTGCAAGAGATTGCAGGGCCGATGAGATTATAATTGGAGTAAGAAGGAGGTCCAGGGTGGAGAAGTTTGTTTTCGGCTCCACGGCCAATTACGTTATACTGCACGCACAGTGCCCCGTCGTGGCAGTTAAGTAG
- a CDS encoding electron transfer flavoprotein subunit beta/FixA family protein, whose amino-acid sequence MNIVVLLKQTPDTESVIRIAADGKSIETQDLKWIINPYDEFAVEAALRLKEQHGGTVTIVSWGPQRVVEAIRTALAMGADKGLLIDDEALEGADSLGIAKVLAAAVQTLEPDIILCGHRAVDYDHNQRGPMVAELLGWPHLPLAVSLECDGTTVRIERPVEGGKMVLESSLPALITMGGSHAVWNPRYASLPGIMKAKKKPLEVKKLADLGLDPGECGGAAAKISLVGLEMPPERKPGKIINGNLDTEGKAKELVRLLREEAKVI is encoded by the coding sequence GTGAACATTGTCGTGCTTCTAAAACAAACGCCGGATACGGAATCGGTTATCCGTATTGCTGCCGATGGGAAATCCATCGAAACGCAGGACCTTAAGTGGATCATCAACCCCTACGATGAATTCGCCGTTGAGGCGGCTCTTCGCCTGAAGGAGCAACATGGAGGTACTGTTACCATCGTTAGCTGGGGGCCTCAAAGGGTTGTCGAAGCTATAAGAACGGCCCTGGCTATGGGCGCAGATAAGGGATTGCTTATTGACGACGAAGCTCTCGAGGGAGCCGACAGTCTGGGCATAGCAAAGGTACTTGCCGCTGCGGTTCAGACCCTCGAGCCGGACATTATTCTTTGCGGTCATCGTGCCGTTGACTACGACCACAACCAGAGAGGTCCTATGGTCGCCGAGCTTCTCGGGTGGCCTCACCTGCCCCTTGCGGTATCCCTGGAGTGCGACGGCACAACCGTGAGAATTGAGCGCCCCGTGGAAGGAGGGAAGATGGTTCTTGAGTCCTCACTTCCCGCTCTCATCACCATGGGCGGTTCCCATGCCGTCTGGAATCCCAGATATGCAAGCCTTCCCGGCATTATGAAGGCGAAAAAGAAGCCTCTAGAAGTAAAGAAACTGGCCGATCTGGGTCTTGATCCCGGCGAGTGCGGCGGTGCTGCGGCAAAGATTTCGCTGGTAGGCCTTGAAATGCCTCCGGAGCGTAAACCCGGAAAGATCATCAACGGGAATCTTGATACGGAAGGGAAGGCAAAAGAGCTGGTAAGGCTTCTGAGGGAAGAGGCGAAGGTGATCTAA
- a CDS encoding electron transfer flavoprotein subunit alpha/FixB family protein gives MAESVCIVAEFRDGGFRRVSFEVASEGRRLADSLGLKLYGVVVGSGVGDKAQELAKYGVEKVFVADNPAFEHYIAETYVPAVAEMVRQCDPAVVLLPASMNGKDLSARLAARLEAGLAQDCVEIAVQDGKLRAKRPLFGGKCLGWYEWSDGEVAMISCRPKVMSCLEPDDSKQAEVVNVDVEIPDARSRVVSVDLDTSGKIELTEADIIVSGGRGMKGPENFAMLEELASLLGAAVGASRAAVDAGWRPHSDQVGQTGKVVTPSLYIAVGISGAIQHLAGMGSSKYIVAVNKDPDAPIFSKADYGVVEDLFKFIPVFTEEVRKLKSAE, from the coding sequence ATGGCTGAGTCTGTATGCATTGTTGCAGAGTTTCGAGATGGCGGTTTCAGGAGGGTTTCTTTTGAGGTGGCAAGTGAGGGTCGCCGGCTGGCCGATTCTCTAGGGCTTAAGCTCTACGGAGTTGTCGTGGGGTCAGGTGTCGGCGATAAGGCTCAGGAGCTTGCTAAGTACGGCGTAGAAAAAGTTTTTGTAGCCGACAACCCGGCTTTTGAGCATTACATTGCCGAGACCTATGTGCCCGCCGTGGCAGAAATGGTGCGCCAGTGCGATCCTGCGGTGGTACTTCTTCCGGCATCCATGAACGGTAAGGATCTGTCGGCACGGCTTGCGGCAAGGCTTGAAGCCGGTCTGGCCCAGGATTGTGTGGAAATCGCCGTTCAGGACGGCAAACTAAGGGCCAAAAGGCCTCTTTTCGGAGGTAAGTGCCTGGGCTGGTATGAATGGTCCGACGGTGAAGTGGCCATGATTTCCTGTCGTCCCAAAGTAATGAGCTGTCTGGAACCTGATGATAGCAAGCAGGCCGAAGTAGTTAATGTGGATGTAGAAATACCAGATGCCAGATCTCGGGTGGTAAGTGTTGATCTGGACACTTCAGGAAAGATTGAACTTACCGAGGCGGACATTATTGTATCAGGCGGGCGCGGAATGAAGGGTCCCGAGAACTTCGCCATGCTGGAAGAGCTTGCGAGTCTTCTCGGTGCCGCCGTTGGAGCTTCAAGAGCCGCCGTTGATGCGGGCTGGAGACCCCATTCCGATCAGGTTGGTCAGACGGGCAAGGTCGTAACGCCGAGCCTTTACATAGCCGTTGGTATTTCCGGAGCAATACAGCACCTGGCCGGTATGGGCTCATCCAAGTACATCGTCGCCGTGAATAAAGACCCTGATGCCCCCATCTTCAGCAAAGCCGACTACGGTGTCGTGGAAGATCTGTTTAAGTTCATACCGGTTTTCACGGAAGAGGTAAGGAAGCTCAAGAGCGCAGAATAA
- a CDS encoding long-chain-fatty-acid--CoA ligase, with protein sequence MSALEELWLKHYDEGVPRHAAYPEEPLPSILHRNVQKWAHKPITNFYGAVLTYGDLWRQISRMAEALSRLGVKKGDRVAIMLPNCPQYVVSYYATLWLGAVVVNTNPMYVEREIEHQWSDAGVKVAVVLDHLFPRVEKVYSKIGVEYVIVTSFRDALPRHLALLYPLKARKQKLFTAVPYSDRVLPYGKLLKSNPPTEVQCPATLDDIALLQYTGGTTGISKGVILTHRNIMANVVQITKWFPDLEWARERIVCILPFFHVFGMTACMNWALYTGSYMLLIPRFEINEFLKLLHKFRPTIFPGVPTIYVAIVNHPDIKKFDLSSVKFCITGSAPMPVEVINRFEKMTGSIIVEGFGLTESSPVTHCNPLHGLRKPGSVGIPVSDTECKIVDIETGERELPIGEEGELVVRGPQVMKGYWNKPEETAQALRNGWLYTGDIAKMDEDGYTYIVDRKKDMIIAGGYNIYPREIDEVLYSHPKVLDAVTVGVPDPYRGETVKVFVVPKPGETLTPEEVISFCRERLAAYKVPKLVEIRESLPKSAVGKVLRKELREEELRKQKQAS encoded by the coding sequence ATGTCAGCTCTGGAAGAACTCTGGTTAAAACATTATGACGAAGGCGTCCCCAGGCATGCTGCATACCCGGAAGAGCCTCTTCCGTCGATCCTTCACAGAAATGTGCAAAAATGGGCGCACAAACCCATAACGAACTTCTACGGAGCGGTTCTGACCTACGGCGATCTCTGGAGACAGATCAGTCGTATGGCGGAAGCCCTTTCAAGACTCGGGGTTAAGAAAGGCGATCGGGTTGCCATAATGCTTCCCAACTGTCCCCAGTATGTTGTTTCCTATTATGCTACTCTGTGGCTTGGAGCCGTTGTGGTTAACACCAACCCCATGTACGTTGAACGCGAGATAGAACACCAGTGGAGCGATGCCGGAGTAAAGGTAGCCGTTGTCCTTGATCATCTATTTCCCAGGGTTGAAAAGGTCTACAGCAAGATCGGCGTTGAATACGTAATAGTTACAAGCTTTAGAGATGCTCTGCCCAGGCACCTTGCCCTTCTCTATCCCCTTAAAGCCAGGAAGCAGAAACTCTTTACCGCCGTGCCCTATTCAGATCGAGTTCTTCCCTACGGTAAACTTCTGAAGTCCAATCCACCCACCGAAGTCCAGTGCCCCGCGACCCTCGACGACATCGCCCTTCTCCAGTATACAGGTGGAACCACGGGAATATCCAAGGGTGTTATACTAACACATCGCAACATAATGGCCAACGTGGTCCAGATCACCAAGTGGTTTCCCGACCTTGAGTGGGCCAGGGAAAGGATTGTCTGTATCCTGCCCTTCTTCCACGTTTTCGGCATGACCGCATGCATGAATTGGGCTTTATATACGGGAAGTTACATGCTCCTTATACCCAGATTTGAGATAAACGAATTTCTCAAACTCCTTCACAAATTCCGCCCGACCATATTTCCCGGGGTTCCGACCATCTATGTGGCAATAGTCAACCATCCCGACATAAAGAAGTTTGATCTCTCTTCCGTTAAGTTCTGCATAACCGGATCGGCACCCATGCCCGTGGAAGTAATAAACAGGTTTGAAAAAATGACGGGTAGCATTATAGTCGAGGGATTTGGACTTACCGAGTCAAGTCCCGTTACTCACTGCAACCCTCTTCACGGGCTTAGAAAGCCGGGTTCGGTAGGAATTCCCGTCTCCGACACCGAGTGCAAAATAGTTGATATAGAAACCGGAGAAAGAGAGCTGCCCATCGGTGAAGAAGGCGAGCTCGTCGTCAGAGGACCTCAGGTGATGAAGGGTTACTGGAATAAACCCGAGGAGACCGCCCAGGCTTTAAGAAACGGCTGGCTCTACACCGGAGACATTGCAAAGATGGATGAGGATGGATACACCTACATCGTGGACCGAAAGAAGGACATGATCATCGCCGGTGGATACAACATCTATCCCCGTGAAATAGACGAGGTTCTGTACTCTCATCCGAAGGTTCTGGATGCCGTGACGGTAGGAGTGCCCGATCCCTATCGCGGAGAAACCGTAAAGGTTTTTGTTGTGCCCAAGCCGGGTGAAACTCTGACGCCGGAAGAGGTTATATCCTTCTGTAGAGAACGATTGGCCGCCTATAAAGTGCCCAAACTCGTGGAGATACGCGAAAGCCTGCCCAAAAGTGCCGTGGGTAAGGTGCTGAGAAAGGAACTCAGGGAAGAGGAATTGAGAAAACAGAAGCAGGCTTCCTGA
- a CDS encoding UbiX family flavin prenyltransferase, whose protein sequence is MSREIIVGITGASGAVYARRLIEELASYRDVVLHVIASSAGRYVYEFEIGEDISKDLPDGVRFYQAGDFTAPFVSGSHRFNAMVVVPCTMATMAAIASGTGRNIIHRTADVCLKERRLLILVPRETPLNMVHIENMLKCARMGAVILPAMPAFYHKPESLNDLVDFIVARIMEHLGIQNDLIKPWPSVISDPS, encoded by the coding sequence TTGAGTAGAGAAATTATTGTAGGTATAACGGGTGCCAGTGGGGCTGTTTATGCCAGACGGCTTATCGAGGAGCTGGCGAGCTACCGTGATGTGGTTCTTCATGTCATAGCCTCCAGCGCCGGGCGTTATGTTTATGAATTCGAGATAGGGGAGGATATATCGAAAGATCTTCCCGATGGTGTGCGCTTTTATCAAGCCGGAGATTTCACGGCACCTTTTGTCAGCGGCTCCCACAGGTTCAATGCAATGGTCGTGGTTCCCTGCACGATGGCTACCATGGCCGCGATTGCCAGCGGTACCGGTCGGAACATAATACACAGAACGGCGGATGTATGCCTTAAGGAGCGCAGGCTGTTGATTCTCGTTCCCAGAGAAACACCACTTAACATGGTGCACATCGAGAACATGTTGAAATGCGCGCGGATGGGCGCGGTGATTTTGCCCGCAATGCCGGCCTTTTACCACAAACCTGAAAGCCTGAATGACCTTGTGGATTTTATTGTCGCAAGGATTATGGAGCACCTTGGCATTCAGAATGACCTCATTAAGCCCTGGCCCTCTGTTATTTCAGACCCTTCGTAA
- a CDS encoding menaquinone biosynthetic enzyme MqnA/MqnD family protein has product MAGRRLRVGRIGYLNVLPIYYPLEQGTIKHDFSFVYGSPAELNELIKTGRLDISVVSSIEYALRSDRYLILPDLSISCRGHVKSVLLFSRYEIHQLDRSPIHVTPQSHASVALLKILTRNAFGLECTFVKSLRPLWQTGAGGLSSEKLPESYLAIGDEALYWWKKNIYPRVYDLGKLWWDWTGLPFVFALWVCRREIAEKRADEIERSVAVFHEAKRWGWLNRVKIVRESAMTTFLTESDLHSYFDQLHYDLDEEQIGGLRHYFALLNENGLISSNPEIEIFSQGREACICT; this is encoded by the coding sequence GTGGCTGGAAGAAGACTTCGTGTTGGAAGAATAGGCTATCTGAACGTTTTACCCATTTATTATCCTCTGGAGCAGGGGACCATCAAACACGATTTCTCCTTCGTTTACGGCTCGCCCGCTGAGCTTAACGAACTCATAAAAACGGGACGACTCGACATAAGTGTCGTGTCATCTATCGAGTATGCCCTTCGGAGCGATCGCTACTTAATATTGCCGGATTTGAGCATTTCCTGCCGGGGACACGTGAAGAGCGTGCTTCTTTTTAGCCGATATGAGATACATCAGCTTGATCGATCTCCCATTCATGTTACTCCGCAATCTCATGCCTCGGTGGCACTCCTTAAAATTCTTACCAGGAATGCCTTTGGTCTGGAATGTACCTTCGTGAAAAGCCTGAGGCCGCTCTGGCAAACGGGAGCTGGAGGCCTGTCGTCTGAGAAACTTCCTGAATCGTATCTTGCAATAGGCGATGAAGCGCTGTATTGGTGGAAGAAAAACATCTATCCCCGGGTATATGACCTCGGAAAGCTGTGGTGGGACTGGACGGGTCTGCCTTTTGTTTTTGCCCTGTGGGTCTGCCGTCGTGAAATCGCCGAAAAAAGGGCCGATGAAATCGAACGAAGTGTTGCCGTCTTTCACGAGGCAAAGCGGTGGGGATGGCTAAACAGGGTGAAGATCGTGAGGGAGTCAGCAATGACGACCTTCCTCACGGAGAGTGATCTCCATTCTTATTTTGACCAGCTTCATTATGACCTCGATGAAGAACAGATAGGTGGTCTCAGACACTATTTTGCCCTGCTTAATGAAAACGGTCTGATATCTTCAAACCCGGAAATCGAAATATTTTCACAGGGCAGGGAAGCTTGCATTTGCACATGA
- a CDS encoding amidohydrolase family protein, giving the protein MQPEGDFYLITASWVFSESGWLEGGAIIFDPEKGEAICAGDRRDLKRSWGIQSAKIRDYPGCALFPALVNGHTHLELSAHSLIEADDYFTWVRRLIRLRSQLPMDQVVEAFRRELRKVWQCGTCLVGDITNIPILKEEEGEKLPYRHVFWELLGFNVYDIYDALKEDQRRYFLDGRFTRHISLVPHAVYSTSSRLISQTYRWCRSRGRPFTIHIGEHPDEREFMLTGKGACRELLEELGRWVPGWEPPGVSPVKYLESRKVLDSKTLLIHCIHFDDNDWQIVRSHGSHLCFCLRSNEFLKVGRPDIVKAYELGIPVLFGTDSLASSPDLNMFREIASVIDCYRDLHPDGVLKSASFTAFRFFTGNTRMPYLLVSPEGSASRDTITETVIESGVKGKIRWLEEDFVLEE; this is encoded by the coding sequence GGGGAGGCAATTTGCGCTGGAGACAGAAGAGATTTGAAAAGATCATGGGGGATTCAATCTGCAAAAATCAGAGATTATCCCGGATGTGCCCTTTTTCCGGCCCTTGTAAACGGTCATACTCATCTGGAACTGTCAGCTCACTCTTTAATTGAAGCGGATGATTATTTTACCTGGGTGCGAAGATTAATCCGGCTCAGATCGCAGCTCCCGATGGATCAGGTTGTTGAAGCTTTCCGTAGAGAACTGAGAAAGGTATGGCAATGCGGGACCTGTCTCGTTGGTGATATAACCAACATCCCGATTTTGAAGGAGGAGGAAGGCGAAAAACTTCCCTACCGCCATGTTTTCTGGGAACTTCTTGGGTTTAATGTTTACGACATTTACGATGCTCTTAAGGAAGATCAGAGACGCTACTTCCTCGATGGAAGGTTTACCCGTCACATAAGCCTTGTTCCTCATGCCGTCTATTCTACATCCTCAAGGCTTATTTCTCAGACCTATCGGTGGTGTAGATCACGAGGCAGGCCCTTTACGATTCACATCGGCGAGCATCCCGATGAGCGGGAATTTATGCTGACGGGAAAAGGGGCATGCCGTGAATTGCTCGAAGAACTCGGACGATGGGTACCGGGCTGGGAGCCGCCGGGAGTCAGCCCCGTCAAGTACCTGGAAAGCCGGAAGGTTCTAGACAGTAAAACACTCCTGATTCATTGCATCCACTTCGACGATAATGACTGGCAGATCGTGCGATCCCATGGATCACACCTGTGTTTTTGTTTAAGAAGTAATGAATTTCTCAAAGTAGGGCGCCCTGATATCGTTAAAGCTTATGAGCTTGGAATTCCGGTCCTCTTCGGAACCGACAGCCTGGCAAGTTCTCCAGACTTGAATATGTTTCGTGAAATAGCGTCGGTTATTGATTGCTATAGAGATCTGCACCCTGATGGGGTCCTCAAAAGTGCCTCCTTTACGGCTTTTCGTTTCTTTACCGGAAATACCCGTATGCCCTATTTGCTGGTATCTCCGGAAGGCTCGGCATCCAGAGACACAATTACCGAAACGGTTATTGAAAGCGGCGTAAAGGGGAAGATAAGGTGGCTGGAAGAAGACTTCGTGTTGGAAGAATAG